ctactatcggtgagaaatttttgcattgcacgatgcattagctaccgttttagctatcctcggtgagaaattttttcattgcacgatgcattagctaccgttggtgagattgttttgaaaatatccggtgttcttcatatgaatgatttttacagcagtgagcagacctgcacagattgttttcaaaatatgagtatcttgttgtttattatattattggaaatgattaattatgataaactaatgaactcaccaaccttttggttgacactttaaagcatgtttattctcaggtattaagaaaatcttccgctgtgcatttgctcattttagagatattacttggagtcattcatggcatatttcaaaagacgttgcattcgagtcgttgagttcatcaagaatattattaagtcattttagttggatatattatgaaatggtatgcatgcggtcaactttcgatgtaatgaaagtttgtcttttaaaaacgaatacaatgtttgtaaaatgtatcatatagaggtcaagtacctcgcgatgtaaccaaatgtaatgtattcgtccagatggattaggacgggtcgttaaattgAACGAGGTGAAAAAAGGGTTCTTATGCCCTAAcaaatattataactattaaaaaAACTCTTTCGGTTTTACTAGAATGCTAGTTGACTTTGATTTCTTTTATTTCTGAGGCATTTAATTGTTGTTTTTGGGCCTATTGTAGTTTGTCTTCGTTGCTTCATTTGAGTTTTGCTAGTTCTCCTACTTCTCAAATATTCGATtatgtctgtatatatatatatataaaaaatgggCCCCAGAAAATCATGGACCTTGAGCGGTCGATCACTCCCCCTCCAGGCCTCCCCTGGATCTTCTGTTGGTTTAGTTTTCTATCTTTTTTTTTtcaaaggcaaactcacacacttAACACGAATATTTACAATAAATCCACGAAATATGCCCACGACGGGACTTTAACCCTCAACCTCTTGATTAAAAGGCCCATCACAATACCGCCAGGCCAATGGTACGCTCTAACGTCTTGTTTGGATGTTTCATCTTACGATCGATGAAAGTTTCTTGTTTATTTATTTTGCTCGTTTTTCACCGAAAAATCTACGGAATATATGTTACTctttatgtatatttttttttttgaaaggcactcTTTATGTATATTACACTCCGATATCATTAAAATGAACAATCGCcatgaattaaaaacattatatatatatatatatatatatatatatatatatatatatatatatatatatatatatatatatatatatatatatatatatatatatatatattttgatgaaTGACTACTTTTACTAGTTTAGTAAGTTTCAAGACATGAGGTGCTTTGCGCATACAATTGATTTAttgatttattaatattactagtgttgcacgacatttgtataaattattagttgataacattaatattgatatttattaaatgtataatacaattacaataaaagatcatttattattgataacatttgtatcgaaaacattagtattgaatactaacgcAGAGATTATGAGCCCTTCCGTTAaaatcattttaacttcaattgacaaaaataatcgataaaacaccaAACACGAGTCCCTAAATAGTTTTTTTAAAACCGACCGTTAcgaataatattttatgtacatctctAATTGTATATGTTTATACTACAAACTAATTCCATTATGTCAAAATTTCGAGCGAAGCAGAGCGGGCATAGATCTAAATTCTATAAGCGTGTGCGTTTATATAATAAGATGTATGGTTATAGTTGGTTTCTGCCTATTTTTAGTCTGGTCGTTCCTCAATGTTAGCTTCCAAGTGATAAGAGAAAGTACCATCCCACAAGTTGAGGTGGATGACGTCAATCTCACTGGATTCATGTTGTCGCCAACAAACAACACGTTGTATTACGATGTTGCTGCTAACATGACCTTTAAAAACCCTTACAGCAAAGTGGGTATACAGTTTGATAAAATTGATGCCGATTTGATGTATCAAGGCCAGCGATTGGGGACGAAAGTGATGCTTGACGTGTTTTATTTACCTCCTAACAAGGAGAAAAGTAATGTGAATGTGATATTAAGAGGCGAACATGTATTGCAATTGATTAATGGTGATGAGAAGTTGGTTTATGCATCGGAAAATAAAAGTGGTGTTTATAAGATTGGTTTGAAGGTGAGAATTGTCACGAGTTTTATGTGGTTGAATTTGAACTCGGGGCGAACCACAGTTGAGATTATGTGTGATAATTTACAGGTTTATGTAGGTGAGGGGTTTTATCTTCGATTTAATAAGCATAGTGTTGGTATGAGGAATTACTAGCTTACCTACATGGCTACATAAACTCTTTTTAATTTGCTTTTAATATTAATGCGCAACTCTTTTAGATATTATCGTCTATGGGTATGTTTGGCATGCGAGCTTgtgggagcttatgagagcttaaaagagtttgagcttatgattttaacaaGAGTTGAGGGTTCGCGCGTTGCTGCTCTAAGGTTTATGCGATTTTAACGCAAGCTATCGATTTAGACAGCACATTTTACTTCATGTTTTTTGGGGCATACAAACTACAACCAAAAACAATTATAATCTCCACAATGCTTTGGAGACGCAAACTGAATGAAACCAAAATGCTTTAATTTTCCAGTCTATATACAAAAATTAAACAAAACGCGTCTGTTAGATGTAAATCACACAACATCAAACAACAATCAAACTAACCTTCTTGTTCCTTGCAATCCTAACTCTCCTAAATTCTCCAAACTGCTTAAAAAGGCTACAATATACTAACAAACAATACAACATTCAAAACATATATGAATAAGTCACCTGTGCATGTAAATAAGTCTCAAAATCATAAAAAAAACTTACCTTCCAATTCATTCTCATACAATCCATGAGGAATTCTTCTAAAGTACAACACAGTTGATTTATTTTCTTACTTTTTGAAAACATGCAGTTTTCGAGCTGGACCACCTTCTAATGGCTATTTCAACAAATAAATAAATCAAtcaaaacgtattaattaattaatcatatAAATCCTCATTATCCACACATATTGCCACTTGTGAGATTGCTAAATTAAAGGGGACAAAAAGATTAGAGTATGTAATACACAAGCATGGTGTCTCAGTTAAATGCTCATAAACATTATTAGAACATGTAAAACACAAAAAATGCATCAAGACATCTTTTTATCAGATACATTACTAACCATCAACAACGACAACGAAATCTCCACCGCGATGAAATTTTTAATGTCCTCTTAAG
This window of the Rutidosis leptorrhynchoides isolate AG116_Rl617_1_P2 chromosome 7, CSIRO_AGI_Rlap_v1, whole genome shotgun sequence genome carries:
- the LOC139859521 gene encoding NDR1/HIN1-like protein 3, whose amino-acid sequence is MVIVGFCLFLVWSFLNVSFQVIRESTIPQVEVDDVNLTGFMLSPTNNTLYYDVAANMTFKNPYSKVGIQFDKIDADLMYQGQRLGTKVMLDVFYLPPNKEKSNVNVILRGEHVLQLINGDEKLVYASENKSGVYKIGLKVRIVTSFMWLNLNSGRTTVEIMCDNLQILSSMGMFGMRACGSL